A segment of the Triticum urartu cultivar G1812 chromosome 1, Tu2.1, whole genome shotgun sequence genome:
GAGCACTGCCTCACCGACGCGCAGGCCCGGGCCGTCCTTCGTGAAGAGAAGACCGAGGCGCAGTGGTCGGCGTTGATGTCGAGCAGCGCCGTCAAGCTCGATCTGCTTCGGACGAACGTCGCCGCGAAGAAGAGAAACACCGACCTGGCTTTCCTGCTGGGCGGGGCAGACATGCTCCAGAGCACCGACGAGGCGGTCAAGGCCTCATCCTGAACCAGCTTCCCTCGACAAGGCCGCCGACGCCGACGCCAACGCACACGCCGACGCCGACGCCAAGCCCGCGTGACGACGCCCAGCACCACCAAAGCCGCGCCGACGCCGCCCAGCGCAGAGGCTGCTCCGACACCGCCAAGCCCGCGCACGCCAACTCCGCCGACGCCTGGGGCAGAGCCCGCCGAGTGATGCGCACGCGAACTTCTGCCGCTCTATTTTTTGTACGCCGAACTGTGGCTTGCGATCGCCCGACTTGTGACGCCTTTTGTGAGCGGGAACGACCAAGTTTGAATTTTTCGCGTCCTAGGGCCGGCGCCTGGGGGCGTGACTAGGAGCTAGGTCGCCCCCGGGGGCCGAACTAGCGCCGGTGCGTCCCTAGACCGTTCTTTTTTAACGTTCTGGGAGgtcgaacggctggagatgctctaactgCCAGGGTCCGCGTCCGCTCCCGTCGCTGGAGCGACAGACGGAGAGGAAGAGGGAAGGCAGAAGATcgccttcgatcgcctcactggaGCGGTTTTCATGAAAGCGAACGAAGAGGTTCACTCTCCCGGTCTCCCCGTCTCCCGATATTCgtattgtgtgtgtgtgttttgtttTGGCTATTTTTGCAAATGGGTTTCTAACCTTGTTTTTTTTCAAATGATTTGGAgcagtttttttgtttttgtttctgAGCGATGCATGAGCAGGTGATTGGTAATCGAATGGACAGGACGCACAGTAAACAAACGGGGCGGCAAAAGAGAGTAAAGGAAAAGGCTGAATGCTAGAGCGAGGGCGGCCCACCACAAAGTGGTAAAATTTGAGTCTTTTGAGAAGGGTGGAGAAAACTTGTTCCTACCAGTACGTACGTACCTGTCCTTTTTTTTTGCATGGACGTAAGTACCTGTCTATCAGTCCACAACGTGACGTGTTTTCACATTCTGCACCTCTGACAGCCGGCCGATGGTATATGAACAAGGGCATTTACAATCATAATAGACAAATTTGACCTCTCGAGGGTTCACAGTTATGATAATTTTTTTACATGAAGACAATGGATCACCAAACAGCCGATGCGCCGCCCCTCTATCGAAGTCGGTTTGACCTTGTCAATAAACCAGCCAAGAAGTGTTCATGCACGTGTCCTAAAGGACCAGCATCCCGAAAACGCCCTTGAATCCATTTGAAGGGTTTGAATGTCATGTCCATTTGAATCTTATTGAATTTTGATTTTGATTGCATCAAGGAAAAACCATAGAAATTTTATGAAGCATATAAGAAATTCGGAGTTCCTAATAAAATatttgaatcaaagaggcccaAAGATACAAAATGAAGGACAAAACTACAAGATACCCGAATGATAATACTATTTTATTGATGATCGCAACATGCGTGGTACTACTGGTAGAGCTACTACCACTCCAGTTCAGTTGTCCGGAGTCCATCCAAACTATTCGTCTCAATCTACAGAATCATTACACCCAACACTAGCAAATGACTCCCCTGCTTGCTAAACAACAGAACGTAGTATTTGGTTCCCACCCCCGTTTACGCTTCCAACGAGCGTAAACGCCCCCTGAAGCCTAACCCGTTTCCACCAACCGAATGCACAAAACCGAAAGAAACGCTAGTTGACCGACGACCATCCACCTGCCGTGCCGGCCGATCAGACTCTGAGGAGGTAGACGCTGAGCTCGGGCCCGCCATTGATGCCGGAGCCGGAGCTGCTGCTGTCGGGGTTCATCATGTAGAAGGCCTCCGAGTCGCGGGACCCCACCACCCGCTCGAACCGGGCGCGCATGTACATCACGtcgccctccccgccgccgcagcTCGCCGCGGGGATCACCCCGGCGCCCATCGACACCGGCTCCAGCGCGCGGAGCACGCGCCAGTCCGCGGCCCCGCACTCGCGCCGCACCGCGTACCCGCAGCTCTTCCCGTTCACGTACGCGCGCCACACCGTCTCCTCCACCAGCTTCCtcccgcccccgtcgccgcccccggtGGCGGCCTTGGCGCGCTCGCACTCGAGGGCGATGCGCACCAGGCCGGACGCCATCTCGCGCACCAGGGCCCCCGTGGGCGCGGCCAGCTCCAGCAGCAGCGCCGGGCACGCGCGCGGGTCCGTCTGGAACGCCAGGTGCACGTGGCCGCGCCGGTGGCCGTAGAGCGTGCCGGTGAGCCGCGCGCCGAGCCCcacctgccgccgccgccccgacacGGCCGCCGACAGCGCCGACCGCAGCCGCGCCACCGCCGTCCGGACCTTCCTCCTCTGCTGCTGCTTCTCCTGCGCTGGCGCGGCGGTCCCCGTCACCGGCTTCTTGGGAGGGGACACGAAGTCCTCGGAGTGGAAGGAGGGGCAGGCGGACGAGAAGGCCATGGcgcgctcgtcctcctcctcctcctcctcggcctccgaGCCCCTCACATACCCCTCGTCCCCGCTGGCCGCGCCGGCGCCACGGCTGCCGCTCTTGCCAAGAACCGGCCACCTGAAGTGCCTCCTGGAGGACGACATCGGGTCGTTCCCGTGCGGGCCCTTCGCCGCCGCGATGGCTCTCATGGCGACCTCGAGCTCGGAGCAAGCAAGCTCTGCTTCACTAGCTACGGAGGCAGAGAGTGTTGTATCCAGTCAGTAGTGGTCTACTGCTTTGTCTCTGAAGCTAACTAGCGGTGGTGGTTTTGTACTGGGTGGGGTGGTGAGCAGTGAGCGGAGCAGAGCCCCCGCCAAAAGcagaagagggagagagagggaggaggaaggagagagaGCTTCTTGTTCTTGGCATGGACCGGAGCTCTGATCCCGGGCTTGTTTTCTTGCGAGGAAATGGTGGACAGGGACGCAGGCCGTGGCAGGCAGGAGAAATCGACGGCAGGTGAGATGATGGACGGCTCAGAAGAGATGAAGAGAGTGGCAGCCGTTAAGAAAAAAAGCAGAGTCGAGAGCAGTGAGAGTGACATGGCAGGGGAGGTTTACTGGCCTCGGAGTGGGCGATTGGTTTGCTGTGGGGTTTAATTTGAGTGGCTGATGAGGCTGAAATAATGTAGTGTAAGCTTCAAGGTGTTGTGATTTTATTTTTGAGGTTAGATGTTGTCTGGTCTTTGGAGAAAGGTTAGAGCAAACAGGTGAGAAAAAAGTTTACTTAGGATTGATTAAGAGCGAACAGGTGAGAAAAAGTTTACTACTTAAGATTGTTTAAGTATGGTGGAGGTCTTTTTCTTTATGATAGAAGTTACTGTTTTTCAATCATCTACGTCACGTGATCCCTGTGGTCAAATTCTTTTATTCAAGCATATTTTTCCAAAAATATTGTGTTCAGGCATGAAGCATAAATAACATGGAGATTACATGCCAGATGCTATGCCTCAAAATTTTCAAATCATTGTGCTACTCTTCATCTTCGGCGATTGCTGTTCTGATCTTATGGGGTCTTAATACGACAATTTCTCAACTGTTTATTACAACAAGTTTTGCCAGCTCCGGCAAAGGAGgggttgtagatgctctaacaTCACAAACAAAGTGCCACCAAGACTGGATTGGGGCCACATGACTTTAATTTGAGACAACACCACCATCACGCCGGAACGATGAGGCCATAACATAAATTTAGAGCATCTATAGTTGGACTTAACAAATCTGATCCCTCAAACGCCCGGACGCGTCCGCGAGCACTGACCGGGCACCCCTTAAATAATGTAATCCACATCCGGACACCTCAATTACCATATCTCAAATCTGTACAAACTCATGCAACTACGTCGACGCACATGCATCATCCGGCTACTCCATCACACTACACTAAACATGTCATCGGATTGccaaaatttggcatgtttgGCTATGGTGGAGTTCATCCACGGTTTCCCTTGCCCTTCCCGGTGCCCCTGCCGTCCTTCTCGTGGAAGTACCGGTCGAAGACACAGTACGGATCGAGCCAGATCTGCTCGTCGTCGATGTCCTGCTTCTCCTCTTTCGGCGGCAGTCCGGCCATGGCATAGACCGCCCGATTCTGCTCTCGGACGAGGGCGCGCGTGTTCCTCCGATGCCGTTTCTTCACAATGCAGACGCAGATGATTTCCTCCTCTGGGGCCGCTCGCGCTGCCGCATCAGCCGCCTCTGCCACCGCCATTTCCGCCGCGATACGGGCCTTGGCAGCCCTTATCCTCTCCTTCGCAGGGCGGGCCACCCGTTCCTGGTGGGATTCATATTCTGCCCGACCGGTGATGGGGAAGGAGAGGTGTTCCGGGCCGGACCGCGAGGATCCAGCACCAGAGGACCCGGGTGCCTGGAGAGCCGACGCTATGGCGTCGCGGCGGACAGATTCGTCCGTCGGTCGGGCGCTGTCCTCCCGAGAGCGGCGGAGTGCAATGCGGACTGCCATTGCCTCCTCCAACCCACACGGGATGACACCCCAGTCGACGGATCCGGACTGGTCGGAGTCCGATCCGCTGCCTGCCATGGCGGAGAAGCCAGAAACCACCGAAGATGAGCTCGGGTGAAGGAGGGGAGTGGAGTGGTTAGGGTTTGCTTCGGAGAGCGGATGGGAACAAATAAATGGGGTCGGGTGGGCCAGCATGGGTCGGGTCTGACATGACGGGCGTGCCCGGGCGCCTCTATATTCACCTCATATTTGGGTTGAATATGGGAGGTGCCGGTCAGTCCACACATTCGAGGCCCGTTTGAGGCATCCGTCTGGGTCAAAAAAACATGATCGGTCACCCGACGGCCCGCCCAAACGTATGAAATGGATTTGAGAAGTCCGCCCGTAGATGCTCTTAGTAAACAATGACCGTGAGACGAGAATCCTCTCCCATTTTATTTTTGCTAGTACAAGTTGTCTGCTCTCTCGAGAAAGGTTGGAGCAAATAGGTGAGAAAAAGTTTACTTGTGATTGTCTAGGTAAGGTGGACTTCTGTTTCATTATGATATGTAAAAGTTACTGTTTCAAACATCTACGTCACATGACCCCTATCGTCTAATTCTTTATTCGGCCATTCTTTTTCCAAAAATAATGTATTCAAGCATCAGGCCTATTGGCAGCCATTAAGAAAAAAAAAGCAGAGTGGAGAGCGGTGAGAGTGGCATGGCAGGGGAGGTTTATTGGCCTCGGAGTGGGTGATTGGTTTGCTGTGGGGTTTAATTTGAGTGGCTGATGAGGGTGGAATAATGTAGTGTAAGCTTCAAGGTGTTGTGATTTTATTTTTGAGGTTAGATGTTGTCTGGTCTTTGGAGAAAGGTTAGAGCAAACAGGTGAGAAAAAGTTTACTGCTTAAGATTGTTTAAGAGCAAACAGGTGAGAAAAAGTTTACTTAAAATTGTTTAAGCATGGTGGGGGTCTTTTTGTTTATGATAGAAGTTACTGTTTTTCAATCATCTACGTCACATGATCCATGTGGTCACATTCTTTTATTCAACCATATTTTTCCAAAAACAATGTGTTCACGCATCAGGCCTAAACTACATGGAATCGAGAAATTTCAACCATTATGGCATCTAGAAGCAAATCTCATTGAACCACCGTAATCGAAGATTGTTGCATACAATGGAGATTAGCGATCACAATGAGCATATCAACGGGGTCGACGCCTTGATATAGACATGACACACATCCATGTCTATATCTTTCGACTAGGGTGTCGACCTTGCTCAAGGAGTCTCAGAAGAAGGGAATATGACAAGGCAGCGAAGATTTATGAGCCTCGGTGATTGGTTTGGTGTGGGATTAATTTCAGTGGATGATGAGGCTGAAATGGAGCGTAAGCTTGAAGGTATTGTAATTTTGTTTTCAGATTACTGCCTAGCTGCTCTTTCGAGAAAGGTTAGAGCCAACAGGTGAGAAAAGGTTTACCTAAGATTGTTTATTAAGAGCAAACTGCTGAGAAAAAGTTTACTTAAGATTGTTTAAGCATGGTGATGTTCTTTTTCAGTATGGTAAGAGTTACCCTTTTTCAATCATCTGCTAAATCGGTTGGTGTTCTCAGCTCCCTTGTAAGTGTAGCGGCAGATGTCACTAGAAAGGCGGTTTTGGGTTGATCCATGTATATATTTTGTCACTTTGTTGAATAATTTAATAAAAATGATTGTGTGCATCCTTGGATGCAGAGGCGGTGGAGGGTTTCAACCACCTTTTTTTAAACGATCACTGTAGTCAACTTTATTCAATCACATTTAAAAACAATGTGCTCACACATCAGGCCTAAACAACATGGAATGGACAATATCGAGAATCATTGTGTTACTATAGCTCTTGTCGGGAATGGACAATATCGAGAACTTCCAACTGTTATGGTATCTATAGAAGCCAGTGAAGGAGCAAAACATCGAACCGCCGTAATAGCAGATTGTCGTGTATAATGGAGATTATCAATGGCAACGAGCAATGCCTTGATATagacacacatgcatgtatatcTCGAGGTATCGACCTTGCTCACGGAGTCTCAGAAGAAGGACATATATAAGACAATGTTTACCACCAACGGGCCTATTTAGCTACACCGACACAACGAACAACCCGTTATCCATGAAAAAAGTAGGGTTCTAAATACCCCAAGCACCTTAACAACACAGACAAAAGTGCCATGGACTGGGGCCACATGACTTTAATTTGAGACAACACCACCATCACGTTGGAACGATAACACCGCGACATGAAAAGCTAACCAAAACTTAGTACACAACGATGGAGAGACGAGAATCATTGTGCCGAAGCAATCGCAGATGGAGaagagaggggggagggggggggggggggggggggggggggggggggggggggggttgttaTTTAGACGCTGGCTGCGGGGTTTCGCTTCCGTTGGGAAAAGGTATATATTGATGAGAAAACTACAGGCGTATATCGATAATTCCATATAAGCAACCTAACAAATGTAGACATGCCCCTGCAAAATAAAAGGACGTACTCCATCATGACAAAATTTCTTTCCGGGGAGGGCTCCATCATGGCTTTAATCGTGAGTGCACTTTATCTTTTGTTGGATCGAATTGAGTCAGTAGTACTCTGTTCTCCCGGTGGATGGACATATGGCCGAAAACTACTTTGGAACCTAAGCATCTTTCTCAGTGCTAGTGAAATGATTCAACCAGAAACCAACGATAAAGCATATCTTCCTTAAAATACGTACGCACATGGACAAGCAGCTGCTTTACCTAACTGTACCGGCCTGATTGAAGGATCTTTTGTAACGGAGCTCTAAAAAGCTCATTTCACGGTAGCTATCCTCGCAACTCAGCAAGAGTTCAGAGGTCACGAAACAGAGTACGGTGGCAGCGGATGGCTCAATATGGTGGACGCCGTGTAGTACTCACTGTAAACGGAGTAAGACGTTTTTTCCACACTTATGAGAGTTTGACAACGTGTGGCCGCCAAACATGTCTTAGTTCGAGAGACAACCATTATTAAAAAGTTGTAAGAGCAACTTCAACGGGTCGACCTATTTCGTTCGTTTATATTCGTTTGGGTCGCCGTGGATAAAAATACCGGTCCAACGTGCTGACCCATTCCTAAAAACCGTCTACTTCACGTCCGCGCGGACCCATTTTTAGTCCAAAATTGCGTCTGAAATGCGTCCACCGCGGTTTCATTTGGCGGTCGTCCAACTACCACTGGCCGTCTAATTTATGACGACCATCGACACCGAGCCCACTAGTCAGCTAGTGGAAGCGTCGTTTTTTAACCCACGCGTGCGGAGGGGGTGGGGGCATCCACATCTGCCCCCACCACCCCCTTCGTGCTTCCTCGCTGGCGACAACCCAAACCCTAGTCATGGGGCTCTTCAGCAGTAGCTCCGGCAGCGGCAAGGGCAAGGGCACCCCCGGCGCCCTCATCCTCCTGTGCTCCTCCTTCGCCATTGGCGCGTGCCCACTCGGGTCGGCAGCGTCTGCACATCCCGGTGCACCAAGCGCGGTGGCACTGGGAATTCAGGCAGCCGGTGCCTTACCTCCACGTGACGCTACCGCACTAATGGCACCTCGATCCGGAGCGGATCCCGGTGTCGACGGTTCCGCAAACACAGCGGCACACGACGAGGAGCTGCGCAGGCGCCGGGCATGGGCAGGCATAAATTGCGAGCACTGGCTAGGCCAAGTGGCGGGTGTTTGAATGTGGGCGCCTGAGTGAGTTTCTCAGCCGTCGTGCCTATTTAATGCTGCCAGACAGACGGACGTGCTGTCGATGTGAATGTGGTAGATAGCCGTCCCGCTTCATCCAATCACGTCTCTCTGACATTGAACAGGCACGGCGACTGGGATGCGGCGCTGGCGGCGCTCTCGGCTAACGCGCCGCTTCAATGTCGGCTCCAATGAAAGGTCATGTCTcactctattgtggcatgaatgcaCGCTAGCACTTTGAAGCGACGCTCACTGCCATGAACACATCGATCGATGGGGTATCATGTTGGATAGCAAACTAAGTTTGGATCGCTCAGTCCGAACGGTTACAGATGGTTTGAGGGTCTGCGTAGGTGGGCATGGATCCATAATCACTAGCATATAGATCTCCCACGAACGAACCAGATGTGCTCTGAGAGCACACAACCTTCTCTGCTTCCTGAACACTACGACATAGTGCCTCACGTCAGAATTTATTTTCTATGAGTAGTAAAATTGTGTATCATAGTTTTATAAAAGAAGATAATTGTAGTATAATATGACTATCACTCGCTGTGAACAATGAGCGTAGCACGAACATCACACCGGGTTAGTCTAAAGACAACTACCAACGAAAACACAACTACAAGGCAAAAGAGTCTGTCCAAACCAGAAAAACCTTGTCGTGTCCCGACCGCTGTCGGTCACCTCCGAAGAACAATATCTCCCCCTAGTATTCCTTGTCGACGCACCATCCCCCCATCAGCTACCTCGCATCGGAAATTCCAAACGATGATTCCGGCGCTGCCTACACCTGAATCATTGAATAGATTCTCCCTGGAGTTTCGGTAGCATGGATGGGCGAACGGGCTTTAGAATAGTTTGAGGTGAAAAGTGGCCGGAAGGGAGATGATTTGTGGCACACAAGTGCGGGAGCACGTATGTCTTTGGTGCTCGCTTTTTATTTTGGCTTTCGATTTTCAAAGTTTTATATATTTTAAATGAAAATTTGAATTAAGTTTTGTTTTCATATTCATGTTTCTCATGGCCATCATTTTCAAACAAGATTCATTTTGAATATATTTTGATGAGTTATTAAAAAACATGTTAAGTTTCAATGTTGACACTTAATACGAGCAACCGATAAAAAATCAATTATTTTGTGTCTAAGACCAACAAAAAAATTGCTCGAAATTATATCTCTGAATTGGTTGAAACTTGGCAGTCTTAGATGCAAAAACCATAGGTTTCATCGTTGAAACTTATTTTTTTGAGGCATTTTATTTTTTACTGTGCTCTTGTGCTGGATTGAACTAATGCGTGAATCGCGAGGCAAAATGAGCGAACGGTAGGACTTGGCAGATGAGTGCGCCACACTCGTGTGCCACTGTGCAATTCCGCAGAACCGGAGGGTAAATTACGTTTTTGTTTACAGAAGTCTATGGGACATACTagtaagagcatctacagccgggcACCTCAAACCCGTCTCATACGCTCGGGCGGGCCGCCCGATCACTGACTGGTCATGATTTTCTGACCCAAACGGACCCTTCACACTAGCCTTAAACGCCCGGGTTGACCGGCAtccctcatatccagcccaaatatgagGTGGATATGGGGGCGCCCGGACACGCCCGCCATGTAGGACTGACAAAGGTGTCCCACGCGGACTCCCCTGAAAACCAGGTGGTCCGACGGACGCCTCCTCCGTCGCCGCGGTTTGAATTCCGCGTGGCGCCGCTCTGCTTCGCCGTCCGAGAGCAAATCGACCTATTTAACCCGGTCGGAGTCCCGCAACCCTAGTCCATCCACCCCCCTTTCCGCGCCGCCAGTCTGAGCCCATCCACTTCCTCCCTTTCCGGTTCCGACGCTCCGTCATGGTCCGGAGGAAGATCACCTAGTACGCAATGCTCACGTCGGAGCGTCGCGACGAGATCCAGCAGGAGATCCGTGCGAGACACGCCGCGCGTGTCGGGGGGCCTCCAGATTCCCCGGAGCCGAAGGAGGAGGAGCAGCCAGGGAAAGAGTAGAAGGAGGAGCTGGCTCTGATGGAGGTGGAGGAGGTGGAGCAGCAGTTGCCGGGCTTCAACATGGAGCAGGCGGAGGCGGAGTTCATCGTCCCCAGTCCGACGAGATGGCGGAGCAGCAGGCCATCCTGAAGTCCATCTAGAATGAGGCCTATGTGAAGACGAACCGAGCGTTCCTCCGGTAGAAGCAGGCGGCGTCCGAGTGCTTTTCGCCGAACTCGACGCGGAGATTGAGGCGGAGGAGGCTGGAACGGAGCAGCCGGAGGAGCCAGAGCTGCAGCTACCGCCAATGCTGCCGGAGCTGGGCACGGAGATCGTCGACATCTCCGACGATGAGTAGTTAGGTAATCGACGTAGTATGTAGGTTTATTTCGTTTGCATGTCTTTGTATGGATTTAAGAATCTAATATGAGACGCCCAGATgtaattagtgaaatttgaggtgTGCTTGATCAATGCCAGCGGACACTCCGAGGCACGTCCACAGGCGTTTGAGAGCTATATTTGACATATTTGGGatccggctgtagatgctctaagacGGTAAATCGTAGATTTGATTTTGACGAACGGTAAAGCGTTTTGTGTACGCTTTTGATTTTGAACGGGTAAAGCCGAGAGAGGCCAAGATCCAGACGAAATTAAAGGCGAAGGCAAGGCGGCAGGAGAAGCAGATGGGGCAGGGGAGAAAGAAAGACGGGAGCCAgccaaagaagaaaaagaggagaCGGTCAGTCGATCAGGACAGAGCATGGGGACGGACGGGGAGGCCGTTGTTTCCTTGCCGTGCCTCGGGATCGGCGCGCATGGGGGTCCAAACACGGACACAAAGCGAGCGAGAGCTGCGGCAGCTTTGACCAGGGATTGGACGACCGGCGTCGGCGAGCTTTGGCAGGTCGGGTCCGGGTGACGACGCGACACCGCCGTGCACAGCACTACAGCAGCCTCGCCTCCTGCTCGTCGTAGCTGAGTACCTAGCTACGCTCTGTGGCGCAGTGGCGCTACGGTTGCCAACATGGGGAGAGACACAGGGCGCAGTTACCTCTGCCGAccaccctccctccctcccctGCCAATATCTCTCTCTGGCTCTCTGCACTGCTGATGTGTAGGTGATCTGAATTCTGTCTCGTGGCTGCGTCCCATTTATCGCGCAGAATTTACATGAGGAGGTGATCGATTTTACTCCTCCGTCCCCATGGATGGTTCCTGCTTCCCTGCTACACGCTGATGCTGATCTCGAGCTATCACCGGCTATTAGCTGATCGCCGGGGAGAGAAGACTCGATACGGTGCACCACGGTTGCTGCACTGTGCGTAGCAAAACGAAGGAGGGATCACACAAGGTGGTCAGGGTTTAGAATCCACTGATAACAGAGCAGCTCACGCTTATTACAGATTGTCTGCCTGGTGCTCCTTGAAGTGCAGGGGACGTGGTGTTTCTGCTATGCACCTGGATGAATAGTAGAATGTACTACCATGGAAAGTAAAATCAGAAATTCTGAAAAATAAAATGTGGCGCAAATTGTTAAATGTTTCAACTGCATGCAAAGTACCATGGACAGCTGATTTTGATAGCATTTTGGACAACCGATTATGTTTTTTTAGTGATCTATGCAAAAAAACTCTGAAAATGCTATTTTTATAGCATTTTGGACAGCTGATTTTGTTTTTCTAGTGATCTCTTCAAAAAAACTACTCTGAAAATGCTACTTTTGACAACTGAATTTTTTTTCCTGCCCAACTTTCATGAATGCCACTTCATCATGAAAC
Coding sequences within it:
- the LOC125530360 gene encoding protein MIZU-KUSSEI 1-like, with the protein product MRAIAAAKGPHGNDPMSSSRRHFRWPVLGKSGSRGAGAASGDEGYVRGSEAEEEEEEDERAMAFSSACPSFHSEDFVSPPKKPVTGTAAPAQEKQQQRRKVRTAVARLRSALSAAVSGRRRQVGLGARLTGTLYGHRRGHVHLAFQTDPRACPALLLELAAPTGALVREMASGLVRIALECERAKAATGGGDGGGRKLVEETVWRAYVNGKSCGYAVRRECGAADWRVLRALEPVSMGAGVIPAASCGGGEGDVMYMRARFERVVGSRDSEAFYMMNPDSSSSGSGINGGPELSVYLLRV